Proteins found in one Thermaerobacter subterraneus DSM 13965 genomic segment:
- the bshB1 gene encoding bacillithiol biosynthesis deacetylase BshB1 — MADFAPGRGVHGTQDAQDEPAGSAAAEPGSQGTAGTGTPGTGAAPAGPTGPQANPHAEPRAEPEVKAQVAAPAPAAEPEPVDVLVIGAHPDDAEIGMGGTLVKLHRLGYRIGLIDLTRGELGSKGTPERRAQEAAAAARVYGARFRLNLHLGDNRVEDSPALGRKLAALIRRCRPRLVFTHHGDDRHPDHRGAWALVRRAVFQAALRNLDLGEPYHLVDALLFFPVNEWVEPSFVVDITDTFEGKLQAMRAFASQFVEPTAPIDHKYFGVEDYLEAATVRARHYGLRIGVRYGEAFLADAVPVADPVAAFRRG, encoded by the coding sequence GTGGCAGATTTCGCGCCTGGACGAGGTGTCCACGGCACCCAAGACGCACAAGACGAACCGGCGGGCAGTGCAGCCGCGGAACCCGGATCCCAGGGAACTGCCGGCACCGGGACTCCGGGAACGGGAGCGGCACCGGCCGGCCCGACTGGCCCCCAGGCCAACCCCCATGCCGAACCCCGGGCCGAGCCGGAGGTCAAGGCCCAGGTTGCGGCGCCGGCCCCGGCCGCCGAGCCTGAGCCCGTTGACGTGCTGGTCATCGGCGCCCACCCGGACGACGCCGAGATCGGCATGGGCGGCACCCTGGTCAAGCTGCACCGGCTCGGCTACCGCATCGGCCTGATCGACCTGACCCGGGGGGAGCTGGGCAGCAAGGGCACCCCGGAACGGCGGGCCCAGGAGGCGGCGGCCGCCGCCCGGGTGTACGGCGCCCGTTTCCGCCTCAATCTCCACCTGGGCGACAACCGGGTGGAAGACTCCCCCGCCCTGGGCCGCAAGCTGGCCGCCCTGATCCGCCGCTGCCGGCCGCGGCTGGTCTTCACCCACCATGGCGACGACCGCCACCCCGACCACCGGGGGGCGTGGGCCCTGGTGCGGCGGGCCGTGTTCCAGGCGGCCCTGCGCAACCTGGATCTGGGCGAGCCGTACCACCTGGTGGACGCCCTGCTCTTCTTCCCCGTCAACGAGTGGGTCGAACCCAGCTTCGTCGTCGATATCACGGACACCTTCGAGGGGAAGCTGCAGGCCATGCGGGCCTTCGCCAGCCAGTTCGTCGAGCCCACGGCCCCCATCGACCACAAGTACTTCGGGGTCGAGGACTACCTCGAGGCGGCCACCGTCCGTGCCCGGCACTACGGCCTGCGCATCGGCGTGCGTTACGGCGAGGCGTTCCTGGCCGACGCGGTGCCGGTCGCCGATCCCGTGGCGGCCTTCCGGCGGGGCTGA
- a CDS encoding magnesium transporter CorA family protein — protein MIRAWEWSERGLVEGRVPGDGQAPGQGPGGAEAPGAPGRDPEAGAARVEAPGDGRAEPATRGTTGRAGGHRVVVWLDVRDPTPADWGLLRRRRALAPFLWSRLESGTAPYGVEAAGGTLVFQILLPAGRPCLVILAPGEVTTVCDGGADPWERLRERLATGPASVPRTAPWLLYFLLEDVLHSYGDHVQRLEDRLEPVEAHFLRDEPGPGGAPAGQGDAARTGNTITVTGAPGRTGPAPDETAPAPADPAGGRTGRAPAGPAAGQTGKAPAGAASDRTRQPPAGEPRWRRVRGPRPAAVNGSRHPAPGRWRDAGGVSFLSTLHRRAGQLHRRLNSLSEVLDRLLESSYNGYEGRGEGLGDRQLRPYLRALRDHAGRLSGRLENARELVVTLMNLRLALAAERTNRLILRLTVLSTIFLPLTFLTGIYGMNFKYMPELDLPWAYPALLAFMLALGVGLWWFFKREYEW, from the coding sequence TTGATCCGGGCGTGGGAGTGGTCGGAGCGGGGCCTGGTGGAAGGCAGGGTGCCCGGCGACGGGCAGGCTCCAGGCCAGGGACCGGGAGGCGCGGAGGCTCCCGGGGCCCCGGGCCGCGACCCTGAGGCCGGAGCGGCTCGCGTCGAGGCACCAGGTGACGGCCGCGCCGAGCCTGCAACACGTGGCACTACGGGCCGTGCCGGCGGCCACCGGGTAGTGGTCTGGCTCGATGTACGGGACCCCACCCCGGCCGACTGGGGCCTGCTGCGCCGGCGCCGCGCCCTGGCTCCCTTCCTCTGGAGCCGGCTGGAGTCGGGCACGGCACCCTACGGGGTCGAAGCCGCCGGTGGGACCCTGGTCTTTCAGATCCTGCTGCCGGCCGGCCGTCCTTGCCTGGTCATCCTGGCCCCCGGCGAAGTGACCACCGTCTGCGACGGGGGAGCCGACCCGTGGGAGCGGCTGCGGGAGCGGCTGGCCACCGGCCCGGCCTCCGTGCCCCGCACGGCGCCGTGGCTCCTCTACTTCTTGCTGGAAGACGTCCTGCACAGCTACGGCGACCACGTCCAGCGCCTTGAGGACCGCCTGGAGCCGGTGGAGGCCCACTTCCTCCGGGACGAACCCGGCCCCGGGGGCGCGCCTGCCGGCCAGGGCGACGCGGCCCGCACGGGCAACACGATCACGGTCACGGGCGCCCCGGGCCGGACGGGCCCTGCACCGGACGAAACCGCCCCCGCCCCGGCGGATCCCGCCGGCGGCCGAACCGGTAGGGCCCCGGCAGGCCCCGCCGCCGGCCAAACCGGCAAGGCCCCGGCGGGTGCCGCCTCTGACCGGACCCGACAGCCGCCGGCGGGCGAGCCCCGCTGGAGGCGGGTGCGGGGACCGCGGCCCGCGGCGGTCAATGGATCCAGGCACCCCGCCCCCGGGCGGTGGCGGGATGCCGGCGGCGTGTCGTTCCTCAGTACCTTGCACCGGCGGGCCGGCCAGCTGCACCGGCGGCTGAACAGCCTGAGCGAGGTACTCGACCGGCTTCTGGAGAGCAGCTACAACGGCTACGAAGGCCGGGGCGAGGGACTGGGCGACCGCCAGCTGCGTCCCTACCTGCGCGCCCTGCGGGACCACGCGGGGCGGCTGAGCGGCCGGCTCGAGAACGCCCGGGAGCTGGTCGTCACCCTGATGAACCTGCGGCTCGCCCTGGCGGCCGAGCGCACCAACCGCCTCATCCTGAGGCTCACGGTGCTCTCGACCATCTTCCTGCCCCTGACCTTCCTCACGGGCATCTACGGCATGAACTTCAAGTACATGCCCGAGCTGGACCTGCCCTGGGCGTATCCGGCCCTGCTGGCCTTCATGCTGGCGCTGGGCGTGGGCCTGTGGTGGTTCTTCAAGCGGGAGTACGAGTGGTGA
- a CDS encoding ABC transporter permease, producing the protein MGEFWLENRVMLQRWWFRLRREPLTWLSTLSQPVLWLLLFGHLLARMAAGDVPGHNYLAFMSAGAMVMTVFNGAINGGVELLFDRETGFLQRLLAAPIQRLSIVTSRFVYIMAVTAVQNLLIILTAYGLGVRFATGLGGIVAALGIGALYGAGVATLSIALAFAVRRHPEFFTITAFLSLPLLFLSTALAPLDLMPGWMQVLARSNPMTYAIEATRALVLNGWDTQLVFSMVGILLAFDAVALAVAARVLRRGLA; encoded by the coding sequence ATGGGCGAATTCTGGCTGGAAAACCGTGTGATGCTCCAGCGGTGGTGGTTCCGCTTGCGCCGGGAGCCCTTGACGTGGTTGTCGACGTTGAGCCAGCCGGTGCTCTGGCTGTTGCTTTTCGGTCACCTGCTGGCCCGCATGGCGGCGGGCGATGTGCCGGGGCACAACTACCTGGCCTTCATGAGCGCCGGGGCCATGGTGATGACGGTGTTCAACGGGGCCATAAACGGTGGGGTTGAGCTCCTTTTCGACCGGGAGACCGGGTTTCTGCAGCGCCTTCTGGCCGCGCCCATCCAGCGGCTGTCCATCGTCACCAGCCGGTTCGTCTACATCATGGCGGTGACCGCCGTACAGAACTTGCTTATCATCCTGACAGCCTACGGGCTAGGGGTTCGATTTGCCACCGGCCTGGGCGGGATCGTGGCGGCCCTTGGCATCGGTGCCCTTTATGGGGCGGGGGTCGCCACCTTGTCGATTGCCCTCGCCTTCGCTGTTCGCCGGCATCCCGAGTTCTTTACCATCACGGCGTTCCTGAGCCTGCCCCTGCTCTTTTTGAGTACCGCTCTGGCCCCCCTCGACCTCATGCCGGGATGGATGCAGGTCCTGGCCCGGTCCAATCCCATGACCTACGCCATCGAGGCCACCCGCGCGCTGGTCCTCAACGGCTGGGATACGCAGCTGGTTTTCTCTATGGTGGGAATCCTCCTGGCCTTCGATGCGGTGGCACTGGCCGTTGCGGCGCGGGTGTTACGGCGCGGCCTAGCGTAA
- a CDS encoding LytR/AlgR family response regulator transcription factor: MMVPAERQPELERPDEQERAGRQRPEREGPDGLERPQGYERRPRSERQPEGRPEEDRGADAAAGPLPATGTGRGPSPAGEPGRGGAAFDPNGDPEWEWDLDGPPPGDRPIRALIVDDEYPARAELRYRLSREPGVEITGEAATAREALRLIGALDYDVVFLDIAMPGISGLELAERLKQQPGAPYVIFTTAYDEYAVKAFEARALDYLLKPYSDDRLREALSRVRERLALRGGAGPARTPATPVAGSTAAGAGAQAGSPPPGGVPAQTGRPGAAAAADHAAAPGAAEGAGGGPAATGGGRGRPRPRWVMGVRDEAAVPIPVEEVVYAEAENDQVFVYTATHRLPTRYTLRELEDLLPPDRFFRCHRGYIVNLRKVREISPFFNGTYNLTVVHAGQPVTIPVARSRVPELKRHFWPEQAS; this comes from the coding sequence ATGATGGTGCCTGCCGAGCGACAGCCAGAGTTGGAACGGCCGGACGAACAGGAACGGGCGGGACGGCAGCGGCCGGAACGGGAAGGGCCTGACGGGCTTGAGCGGCCGCAGGGGTACGAGCGCCGGCCCCGATCCGAGCGGCAGCCGGAAGGGCGGCCAGAAGAAGACCGGGGTGCGGACGCAGCCGCAGGACCGCTGCCCGCCACCGGGACCGGGAGGGGTCCGTCGCCCGCGGGGGAGCCGGGCCGCGGCGGGGCCGCGTTCGACCCGAACGGCGACCCCGAATGGGAGTGGGATCTGGACGGCCCGCCGCCAGGGGACCGGCCCATCCGGGCCCTGATCGTCGACGACGAGTACCCCGCCCGGGCGGAGCTGCGCTACCGGCTGAGCCGGGAACCGGGGGTCGAGATCACCGGCGAGGCGGCCACTGCCCGGGAAGCCCTGCGGCTGATCGGCGCCCTGGACTACGATGTGGTCTTCCTGGATATCGCCATGCCGGGAATTTCCGGTCTGGAACTGGCCGAGCGGCTCAAGCAGCAGCCCGGCGCTCCGTACGTGATCTTCACCACGGCCTACGACGAGTACGCCGTCAAGGCCTTCGAGGCCCGGGCCCTGGATTACCTCCTCAAGCCTTACAGCGACGACCGGCTGCGGGAGGCCTTGAGCCGGGTCCGGGAGCGGCTGGCCTTGCGGGGGGGTGCAGGGCCGGCGAGAACTCCGGCGACGCCGGTGGCGGGATCCACGGCCGCAGGAGCCGGAGCGCAGGCGGGTTCGCCGCCGCCAGGTGGGGTACCGGCGCAGACGGGGCGGCCAGGGGCGGCAGCGGCGGCCGACCATGCGGCTGCACCGGGCGCCGCGGAGGGAGCGGGGGGCGGGCCGGCTGCGACAGGCGGTGGCCGTGGGCGGCCCCGGCCGCGCTGGGTGATGGGGGTCCGGGACGAGGCCGCGGTGCCCATCCCCGTGGAAGAAGTGGTCTACGCCGAAGCGGAGAACGACCAGGTCTTCGTGTACACGGCGACCCACCGCCTCCCGACCCGTTACACCTTGCGGGAGCTGGAGGACCTGCTCCCGCCGGACCGGTTCTTCCGCTGCCACCGGGGCTACATCGTCAACCTGCGCAAGGTGCGGGAGATCAGCCCGTTCTTCAACGGGACCTACAACCTGACCGTGGTCCACGCCGGCCAGCCGGTGACGATTCCGGTGGCTCGCAGCCGCGTGCCCGAGCTGAAGCGGCACTTCTGGCCCGAGCAGGCCAGTTGA
- the ilvE gene encoding branched-chain-amino-acid transaminase, protein MLVYVNGRFVPKEEATVSVFDHGFLYGDGVFEGIRAYNGRVFKLDEHIQRLYESARAILLEIPIPPEEMAAAVVETCRRNDLAEAYIRVVVSRGPGDLGIDPRKCPRATVVIIADRLALYPAELYEQGMRVMTVATRRTSPAALNPRVKSLNYLNNILARLEANLAGFAEVIMLNEEGYVAECTGDNIFIVRHGRLLTPPPHLGILQGITRDTVMELARRRGIPVEEAVFTRHDVYVAEECFITGTAAEVCPVIEVDGRRLGDGRPGPITRQLMADFREYARSHGTPIWDEPAAQAAAGA, encoded by the coding sequence ATGCTGGTGTACGTGAACGGTCGCTTCGTCCCCAAGGAGGAGGCGACCGTGTCCGTTTTCGACCACGGCTTTCTCTACGGCGACGGGGTGTTCGAGGGCATCCGGGCATACAACGGCCGGGTCTTCAAACTGGACGAACACATCCAGCGGCTTTATGAATCGGCCCGGGCCATCCTGCTGGAGATCCCCATCCCTCCCGAGGAGATGGCCGCCGCCGTGGTGGAAACCTGCCGTCGCAACGATCTGGCGGAAGCCTACATCCGGGTGGTGGTCTCCCGGGGCCCGGGGGACCTGGGCATCGACCCGCGCAAGTGCCCCCGGGCCACGGTGGTCATCATCGCCGACCGGCTGGCCCTATACCCCGCCGAGCTTTACGAGCAGGGCATGCGGGTGATGACCGTCGCCACCCGCCGCACCTCGCCGGCCGCCCTGAACCCGCGGGTCAAGTCCCTCAACTACCTGAATAACATCCTGGCCCGGCTGGAGGCCAATCTGGCCGGTTTTGCGGAAGTCATCATGCTCAATGAGGAAGGGTACGTGGCCGAATGCACGGGCGACAACATCTTCATCGTCCGCCATGGGCGGCTTCTGACGCCGCCGCCCCACCTGGGCATCCTGCAGGGGATCACCCGGGACACGGTGATGGAGCTGGCCCGGCGGCGGGGCATCCCCGTGGAGGAGGCCGTCTTCACCCGGCACGACGTGTACGTGGCGGAGGAATGCTTCATCACCGGTACCGCCGCCGAGGTCTGCCCGGTGATCGAGGTCGACGGCCGCAGGCTGGGGGACGGCCGGCCGGGTCCCATCACCCGCCAGCTGATGGCCGATTTCCGCGAGTACGCCCGCAGCCACGGCACCCCCATCTGGGACGAACCGGCCGCCCAGGCGGCAGCCGGCGCCTGA
- a CDS encoding ABC transporter ATP-binding protein: protein MAAAGGGPGPTRVPAIEVEHLSRRFGAIEAVRDVSFRVEQGEIFGLLGPNGAGKTTTIKVLLSLLKPSSGRVRILGIDVAEQPARARRYVGWVPQETAVDPLLTGRENLLLVAGMYHLPPADAARRAEELLQLVDLSDAADRVVRDYSGGMRKRLDLAMGLVHRPAVLVLDEPTLGLDIQTRRRLWQYIRTFRDRGTTILLTTHYLEEADWLCDRVAIIDGGRCLALDAPARLKARYGSEYLELRVAAGQPAEQVRQLARQLEVLEPVMEVEVDWPGSSSGLAVRIGLRVRDSLAALEPVLATCRAAGIALEGVAARPATLDDVFLHLTGRALRDGETAG, encoded by the coding sequence TTGGCGGCGGCGGGTGGCGGTCCGGGTCCAACGCGGGTACCGGCGATCGAGGTGGAGCACCTGTCCCGGCGTTTCGGCGCCATTGAAGCCGTCCGCGACGTCAGCTTCCGTGTCGAGCAAGGGGAGATCTTCGGCCTGCTGGGCCCCAACGGAGCCGGCAAGACGACCACCATCAAGGTGCTGCTTTCATTGCTCAAACCATCCAGCGGCCGGGTCCGGATTCTCGGGATCGACGTGGCGGAGCAACCCGCGCGGGCCAGGCGCTATGTCGGGTGGGTTCCTCAGGAAACGGCCGTGGATCCCCTGTTGACCGGCCGGGAGAACTTGCTGCTGGTGGCCGGCATGTACCATCTTCCCCCTGCCGATGCAGCCCGGCGGGCGGAGGAGCTCTTGCAGCTGGTCGACCTGTCCGACGCCGCGGACCGGGTCGTCCGAGACTACTCCGGCGGGATGCGGAAGCGGCTCGACCTGGCCATGGGGCTGGTACACCGGCCTGCCGTGCTGGTTCTGGACGAACCCACCCTGGGCCTCGACATCCAGACCCGGCGGCGGCTGTGGCAGTACATCCGCACGTTCCGGGACCGGGGAACCACCATTCTGCTCACCACCCACTACCTGGAGGAAGCAGACTGGCTCTGTGACCGGGTGGCCATCATCGACGGGGGCCGGTGCCTTGCCCTGGATGCCCCGGCGCGGCTCAAGGCCCGCTATGGCAGCGAGTATCTGGAGTTGCGGGTGGCGGCAGGCCAACCGGCCGAACAGGTGCGGCAGCTGGCCCGGCAGCTCGAGGTCCTGGAACCGGTCATGGAGGTGGAGGTGGACTGGCCCGGTTCCAGCTCCGGGCTTGCCGTTCGCATCGGATTGCGGGTGCGGGATTCCCTTGCCGCCCTGGAACCGGTCCTGGCCACCTGCCGGGCGGCGGGGATCGCTCTTGAGGGGGTGGCGGCTCGGCCGGCCACCCTGGACGACGTGTTCCTCCACTTGACCGGGCGAGCCTTGCGGGATGGGGAGACGGCAGGCTAG
- a CDS encoding DUF5946 family protein has product MWSRGRGSALAGGRSFHASGECLELYHRLVAENPGRPDPALVHQHCVDAYAAQHVGERTKPITAVFALAGLYLAVERGFTGRQVQKAHVELARRAGRRIAWSRLDPRPGPWALTVLDVLQAGAGKARTLAIKRWAQTAWEGWAHEHQRIRDRWRRWIL; this is encoded by the coding sequence ATGTGGTCTCGAGGTCGCGGATCGGCACTTGCCGGTGGCCGGTCCTTCCATGCGAGCGGGGAATGCCTGGAGCTCTACCATCGCTTGGTCGCCGAAAACCCGGGGCGCCCCGATCCGGCCTTGGTGCACCAGCACTGCGTGGATGCCTATGCTGCGCAACACGTGGGGGAGCGTACCAAGCCGATCACCGCCGTGTTTGCCCTTGCCGGCTTGTACCTGGCGGTCGAACGCGGGTTCACGGGACGGCAGGTGCAGAAGGCACACGTGGAACTGGCCAGGCGCGCCGGACGGCGGATCGCTTGGTCGCGACTTGATCCCCGGCCCGGCCCATGGGCCCTGACGGTCCTGGATGTGCTGCAGGCCGGGGCGGGCAAGGCCCGGACCCTTGCGATCAAGCGCTGGGCGCAAACCGCTTGGGAGGGCTGGGCGCACGAGCACCAGCGTATCCGCGACAGGTGGCGTCGATGGATCCTCTAA
- a CDS encoding DUF420 domain-containing protein: protein MGLGTYPSGADALGVPAHPTPGRNIIAEPSPSIKFKNHDATIHAGKAGATIDPVFVIAATNATLNAISAVVIARAYRRIRAGDVAGHRRGMLLAAGLQAVFLILYLTKSVLYGTTPFEGQAAIRLIYLVILGAHSLAASVTAPLVLVALVLGLRGRYDRHRRVARWAYPIWFFTSVTGPLTFLLLYGFGRPGYGVQALAALVQGLPGAVAAIGTTWGPFAGAGGIWTDPGLFLTQVLAGMGPTLAALVRMVTWA, encoded by the coding sequence ATGGGGTTAGGCACCTACCCATCCGGTGCGGACGCACTTGGCGTTCCGGCACACCCAACGCCCGGCCGGAACATCATCGCCGAACCATCACCAAGCATCAAGTTCAAGAACCATGACGCCACAATCCATGCAGGGAAGGCGGGAGCCACCATCGACCCCGTATTTGTCATCGCCGCGACCAACGCCACCCTCAACGCCATCAGCGCCGTGGTGATCGCCCGGGCGTACCGGCGGATCCGTGCGGGTGACGTGGCGGGGCATCGCCGGGGCATGCTGCTGGCGGCCGGGTTGCAGGCGGTGTTCCTCATCCTGTACCTGACCAAGAGCGTCCTCTACGGGACGACGCCGTTCGAAGGCCAGGCCGCCATTCGGCTGATCTACCTGGTGATCCTGGGCGCCCACAGCCTGGCGGCCAGCGTGACGGCCCCCCTGGTGCTGGTGGCGCTGGTCCTGGGTCTGCGCGGCCGCTACGACCGCCACCGCCGGGTGGCCCGCTGGGCCTATCCCATCTGGTTCTTCACGTCGGTCACGGGGCCGTTGACCTTCCTCTTGCTCTACGGATTCGGCCGGCCCGGCTATGGGGTCCAGGCCCTGGCCGCTCTGGTGCAGGGACTGCCGGGGGCTGTGGCCGCCATCGGCACCACCTGGGGCCCCTTCGCAGGGGCCGGAGGGATCTGGACGGACCCTGGGCTTTTCCTGACCCAGGTCCTTGCAGGGATGGGTCCGACTCTGGCCGCTCTTGTACGGATGGTGACCTGGGCGTGA
- a CDS encoding EthD family reductase, whose protein sequence is MVVKLVALYQHPDDPEAFDRHYREVHLPLAQRMPGLRRVEIARVTGSPGGSSPYYLMAEMYFDDAASLQAALQSAEGRAAGKDLMGFAGKIVSLHIAEVIQQD, encoded by the coding sequence ATGGTGGTCAAGCTGGTGGCCCTATATCAGCATCCCGACGACCCGGAGGCTTTCGACCGGCACTACCGGGAGGTGCACCTGCCCCTGGCCCAGCGTATGCCGGGCCTGCGCCGCGTCGAGATCGCCCGGGTGACCGGCTCGCCGGGGGGCTCGTCGCCCTACTACCTGATGGCCGAAATGTACTTCGACGACGCCGCCAGCCTGCAGGCGGCGCTGCAATCGGCCGAGGGGCGGGCGGCCGGCAAGGATCTCATGGGCTTTGCCGGGAAGATCGTCAGCCTTCATATCGCCGAGGTGATCCAGCAAGACTAA
- the nhaA gene encoding Na+/H+ antiporter NhaA, which translates to MAGGKGRVRPAPGAWQEFLASEAGAGILLIACAVIAMIWANSPAYEAYRALKELPVALRLGSMELDMTLAEWVKHGLMSIFFLAVGLEIKRELLAGELADPRRAALAVIAAVGGMVVPAAIYSVVNAGGPGAPGWGIPMATDIAFALGVLSLLGPRVPVGLKVFLTAVAIVDDLGAVLVIALFYSGGLQPGPLLLMAVALAGALAYGRLARGQHLAVYLLFGLLAWYGSLQGGISPSVAAVLLALTVPMEATEGAGPARGTGGPAGSGTTPAHAAAGPLHRLEHMLSPWVTYAILPLFALLTAGVSLEAASPSRVTMGAFLGLLLGKPAGLLSASWLAVRAGWASLPAGTGWSAMAGAGLLAGIGFTMSLFIAGLAFDGTPYLDQAKIGVLTASAVAGIAGLAVLSAGTARSATRATR; encoded by the coding sequence GTGGCGGGAGGCAAGGGCCGCGTCCGGCCGGCGCCAGGCGCATGGCAGGAGTTTCTGGCCAGCGAGGCGGGGGCCGGGATCCTCCTCATCGCCTGTGCCGTCATCGCCATGATCTGGGCCAACTCGCCGGCATATGAAGCCTATCGGGCCCTGAAGGAACTCCCGGTGGCGCTGCGGCTCGGGTCTATGGAGCTGGACATGACCCTGGCCGAGTGGGTGAAGCACGGGCTGATGTCGATCTTCTTCCTCGCGGTCGGTCTCGAGATCAAGCGGGAACTGCTGGCCGGAGAGCTGGCCGATCCGCGCCGGGCCGCCCTGGCCGTCATCGCGGCAGTGGGCGGGATGGTGGTTCCGGCGGCGATCTACAGCGTGGTGAATGCCGGCGGGCCCGGCGCACCGGGGTGGGGTATCCCGATGGCCACCGACATCGCCTTCGCCCTCGGGGTCCTCAGCCTGCTCGGCCCGCGGGTGCCCGTTGGGCTCAAGGTCTTCCTCACCGCGGTGGCCATCGTTGACGACCTGGGGGCCGTACTGGTCATTGCCTTGTTCTACAGCGGGGGTCTCCAGCCCGGTCCCCTGCTGCTCATGGCGGTGGCGCTGGCAGGGGCCCTCGCTTACGGCCGCCTGGCCCGCGGCCAGCACCTGGCGGTGTATCTGCTCTTCGGTCTCCTGGCATGGTACGGCTCGCTCCAGGGGGGGATCAGTCCCTCCGTCGCCGCCGTCCTCCTGGCCTTGACCGTCCCCATGGAGGCCACAGAGGGCGCCGGGCCGGCCCGCGGCACCGGCGGCCCGGCCGGCAGTGGGACCACGCCGGCCCACGCGGCGGCCGGTCCCCTGCACCGCCTTGAACACATGCTGAGCCCCTGGGTGACCTATGCCATCCTGCCCTTGTTCGCGCTGTTGACGGCGGGAGTATCGCTGGAGGCCGCCTCCCCGAGCCGTGTCACCATGGGCGCGTTCCTTGGCCTGCTCCTGGGCAAGCCCGCCGGCCTCCTGAGCGCCAGCTGGCTCGCTGTCCGCGCCGGCTGGGCCTCCCTGCCGGCCGGCACGGGCTGGAGCGCCATGGCCGGTGCCGGCCTGCTGGCAGGGATTGGCTTCACCATGTCCCTCTTCATAGCGGGCCTGGCGTTCGACGGCACCCCTTACCTCGATCAGGCGAAGATCGGCGTCCTGACCGCATCGGCGGTGGCCGGTATCGCCGGCCTGGCCGTGCTGAGCGCGGGCACGGCACGATCCGCGACGCGAGCCACAAGATAA
- a CDS encoding histidine kinase, producing MTAEWTFLDHTFRIGEETLPYVRQGLNEETAQKICEIIRDIAEVDAVAITDRQTILGYAGLGCPFMVRHQPILTRATRNVLATGRLRLVASKADFECPIAGCPCPLQAAVIAPLKVRDQVVGTLKLYRTHRNDIPGMVHRLGAGIAQLLSLQMELAEAERLRELAARARLEALQAQIRPHFLFNTLNTVLMFSRTDPDRARDLLVKLAVFLRRALTVRDEFIRLEDEMEYVQMYLEIEQARFGDNLRFRVRIDPRAFGCLVPVLTIQPLVENAVVHGLAPREGGGRLTVAARVRGGHLHVVVADSGVGIPPELRQEIFRPGVGKGMGLGLSNVNQRLVGLYGEAYGLKVRSRPGRGTLVRLVVPLRRQAVQPAREEPAR from the coding sequence GTGACGGCCGAATGGACCTTCCTCGACCACACCTTCCGCATCGGCGAGGAGACCCTGCCCTACGTGCGGCAGGGGCTGAACGAGGAAACGGCCCAGAAGATCTGCGAGATCATCCGCGACATCGCCGAGGTCGACGCCGTGGCCATCACGGACCGGCAGACCATCCTGGGCTACGCCGGCCTGGGCTGCCCCTTCATGGTGCGGCACCAGCCCATCCTCACCCGGGCCACGCGCAACGTGCTGGCGACGGGCCGGCTGCGGCTGGTGGCCTCCAAGGCGGATTTCGAATGTCCCATCGCCGGTTGCCCCTGCCCCCTGCAGGCGGCGGTCATCGCACCCCTCAAGGTCCGGGACCAGGTGGTGGGGACGCTGAAGCTGTATCGCACCCACCGCAACGACATCCCCGGCATGGTCCACCGCCTGGGGGCGGGGATCGCCCAGCTGCTCAGCCTGCAGATGGAGCTGGCCGAGGCCGAGCGGCTGCGGGAACTGGCAGCCCGGGCGCGGCTCGAGGCCCTGCAGGCCCAGATCCGCCCGCACTTTCTGTTCAACACCCTGAACACGGTCCTGATGTTCAGCCGCACCGACCCCGACCGGGCCCGCGACCTGCTGGTGAAGCTGGCGGTGTTCCTCCGCCGGGCCCTGACGGTACGGGACGAGTTCATCCGCCTGGAAGACGAGATGGAGTACGTGCAGATGTACCTGGAGATCGAGCAGGCGCGGTTCGGCGACAACCTGCGCTTCCGCGTGCGGATCGACCCCCGGGCCTTCGGTTGCCTGGTGCCGGTGCTGACCATCCAGCCCCTGGTGGAGAACGCGGTGGTCCATGGGCTGGCACCCCGGGAAGGCGGCGGGCGCCTGACGGTGGCGGCCCGGGTGCGCGGCGGCCACTTGCACGTGGTGGTGGCCGATTCAGGGGTCGGCATCCCCCCGGAACTGCGCCAGGAGATCTTCCGGCCCGGGGTCGGCAAGGGCATGGGGCTGGGTCTTTCCAACGTCAACCAGCGGCTGGTGGGCTTGTACGGGGAGGCGTACGGGCTCAAGGTGCGGAGCCGCCCGGGGCGGGGAACCCTGGTGCGCCTGGTGGTCCCCTTGCGGCGCCAGGCCGTGCAGCCGGCCAGGGAGGAACCGGCGCGATAA